From the candidate division KSB1 bacterium genome, one window contains:
- a CDS encoding DUF5706 domain-containing protein encodes MIDTPDGSDNLTPKKKKKEKTRDRLKAKNADRAMDNLFRIVLNTHLQLSAMADNKANMLITVSALILSLSLVNFNDPTLQPAIISMGLTCVATILLAVYATLPNLPPRLPRPDPQSPGFNIIFFGYFSQLEYPVFAQEMQKVINDRSRVYDSLARDLYNLGKVLGDRKYRFIRMSYLVFMTGLVISFVILLTSLAITASVPVE; translated from the coding sequence ATGATCGACACGCCTGACGGGAGCGACAATCTCACCCCGAAAAAGAAGAAAAAAGAGAAGACCCGTGATCGCCTGAAGGCCAAGAACGCTGATCGCGCGATGGACAACCTGTTCCGCATCGTGCTCAACACCCACCTGCAATTGAGCGCCATGGCGGACAACAAGGCCAACATGCTGATCACCGTGAGCGCGTTGATCCTTTCCCTGTCGCTGGTGAATTTCAACGATCCCACTCTGCAGCCGGCCATTATCAGCATGGGGTTGACCTGCGTGGCCACCATTCTGCTGGCGGTCTATGCCACGCTGCCCAACCTGCCCCCGCGTCTACCCAGGCCGGACCCGCAAAGCCCAGGGTTCAACATCATTTTCTTCGGCTATTTCAGCCAGTTGGAATATCCGGTGTTTGCGCAGGAGATGCAAAAAGTGATCAATGACCGCAGCCGTGTCTATGACTCCCTGGCGCGTGATCTCTACAACCTCGGCAAGGTGCTGGGCGATCGCAAATATCGCTTCATTCGCATGAGTTATCTGGTGTTCATGACCGGCCTGGTGATCAGCTTTGTGATCCTGCTGACCAGCCTGGCCATCACCGCCTCAGTTCCGGTCGAGTGA
- a CDS encoding DUF3307 domain-containing protein, protein MDQLICHLIGDYVLQTDWMARTKLSSLTAAIVHALVYSLPFTLITGFSWALLVIFVTHVVIDRYRLAAYITRFKQWSWRGATPQPPPPEISTILLIVIDNTVHLTINYLSIKYLG, encoded by the coding sequence ATGGATCAACTCATTTGCCATTTGATAGGGGATTATGTGCTGCAAACCGATTGGATGGCGCGCACCAAGCTCTCGAGTCTCACGGCCGCCATTGTGCACGCACTGGTTTATTCCCTGCCCTTCACCCTCATCACCGGCTTCAGTTGGGCGCTGCTCGTCATCTTCGTCACCCACGTCGTGATCGACCGCTACCGGCTCGCGGCCTACATCACGCGCTTCAAACAGTGGTCGTGGCGCGGGGCCACCCCCCAGCCTCCGCCGCCGGAGATCAGTACGATTTTGCTCATCGTCATCGACAATACCGTCCATCTCACCATCAATTATCTATCCATCAAATACTTGGGCTGA
- the malQ gene encoding 4-alpha-glucanotransferase has protein sequence MIFARSSGVLLHPTSLPGRLGIGDLGAAAYAFVDALAGMSQHLWQVLPLGPTGYANSPYQSFSAFAGNPLLISLERLVDEEWLPPARLEAVPDFPAARVDYGRVIQHRLPLLHEAAAIFQAQASTFEKKVFEEFCEREAAWLEDYALFMALKEVHALRPWTTWPPELVRRQRKALSHWRRELAGEIFCQKFLQFQFFKQWRELKAYAGAHGVRIIGDIPIFVAHDSADVWSHPELFHLDDRGQPTVVAGVPPDYFSATGQLWGNPIYRWQRMAETGYAWWIARFRATLQLVDYIRLDHFRGFEKHWEIPAGEKTAVNGKWVEGPGARFFNAVREALGQLPIIAEDLGVITPEVEALREQFGFPGMKVLQFAFGHDERVVRGLIDGFPENAVIYTGTHDNDTTLGWFQNPGGRKPEEFVAERATVRKFFQNDDSEINWKLIEVAMKSACRAAIIPLQDLLGLGSEARMNLPGTTTGNWEWRFTAGMLTPQLRERFRALTVKSGRA, from the coding sequence GTGATCTTTGCACGCTCCAGCGGTGTGCTGCTGCATCCGACCTCGCTGCCCGGCCGTCTGGGCATCGGCGATCTCGGGGCCGCAGCTTATGCTTTTGTTGATGCTCTGGCCGGGATGTCACAACACCTGTGGCAGGTGCTGCCCTTGGGGCCCACCGGCTACGCCAATTCCCCCTATCAATCCTTCTCGGCTTTTGCCGGGAACCCGCTGCTGATCAGTCTGGAAAGGCTGGTGGATGAAGAGTGGTTGCCGCCGGCCCGTCTCGAAGCCGTGCCGGACTTTCCGGCGGCGCGCGTGGATTATGGCCGGGTGATTCAGCACCGGCTGCCGTTGCTGCACGAAGCCGCCGCCATTTTTCAGGCCCAGGCCTCCACTTTTGAAAAAAAGGTCTTCGAAGAATTTTGCGAACGTGAGGCCGCCTGGCTGGAAGACTACGCCCTGTTCATGGCCCTGAAGGAAGTGCATGCCCTGCGACCGTGGACCACCTGGCCGCCGGAACTGGTGCGCCGGCAGCGCAAGGCACTGAGCCATTGGCGCCGCGAGCTGGCCGGTGAAATTTTCTGCCAGAAGTTTTTGCAATTCCAATTCTTCAAGCAATGGCGGGAGTTGAAGGCGTATGCCGGCGCGCACGGCGTCAGGATCATTGGCGATATTCCCATCTTTGTCGCGCATGACAGCGCCGATGTCTGGTCACATCCCGAGTTGTTTCATCTCGACGACCGCGGCCAGCCCACCGTGGTGGCGGGCGTGCCGCCGGATTATTTCAGCGCCACCGGCCAGTTGTGGGGCAACCCGATTTATCGCTGGCAGCGCATGGCGGAAACCGGCTATGCCTGGTGGATCGCACGCTTCCGCGCCACCCTCCAGCTTGTGGATTACATCCGCCTCGATCACTTTCGCGGCTTTGAAAAGCACTGGGAAATTCCCGCCGGCGAGAAGACCGCCGTCAACGGCAAATGGGTGGAGGGCCCGGGGGCGCGTTTCTTTAACGCTGTGCGGGAGGCGCTCGGCCAGCTTCCCATCATCGCGGAGGATTTGGGCGTGATCACCCCGGAAGTGGAGGCGCTGCGCGAACAGTTCGGCTTTCCCGGCATGAAGGTGCTGCAGTTCGCCTTCGGGCATGATGAACGGGTGGTGCGCGGTCTGATCGACGGCTTCCCGGAAAACGCCGTCATCTACACCGGCACGCATGACAACGACACCACCCTGGGCTGGTTCCAGAATCCCGGCGGCAGAAAACCGGAGGAATTCGTCGCAGAACGCGCCACCGTCCGGAAATTTTTTCAGAATGACGACAGTGAGATCAACTGGAAATTGATCGAGGTGGCGATGAAATCCGCCTGCCGCGCCGCCATCATTCCCCTGCAGGATTTGCTCGGCCTGGGTTCCGAGGCTCGCATGAACCTGCCCGGCACCACCACCGGCAACTGGGAATGGCGCTTCACCGCCGGGATGCTGACCCCCCAGCTTCGCGAACGGTTCAGGGCGCTGACGGTGAAATCCGGCCGCGCGTGA